In the Flagellimonas sp. HMM57 genome, one interval contains:
- a CDS encoding PadR family transcriptional regulator, producing MNIENTKAQMRKGVLEYCILSILNDKDKYASEILGALKDAKMLVVEGTIYPLLTRLKNAGLLNYRWEESTSGPPRKYYALTETGKLFLNELNGTWDELRNAVNLVTNSKQ from the coding sequence ATGAACATAGAAAATACAAAAGCACAAATGCGAAAAGGGGTTCTAGAATACTGCATTCTTTCTATCTTAAACGATAAGGACAAATATGCATCGGAAATTCTAGGAGCTTTAAAAGACGCAAAGATGCTTGTAGTGGAAGGCACTATTTACCCTTTATTGACAAGGTTAAAAAATGCTGGATTGCTCAACTATCGGTGGGAAGAGTCCACTTCAGGACCGCCACGTAAATACTACGCGCTCACCGAAACCGGAAAGTTGTTCCTAAACGAACTCAACGGCACCTGGGACGAATTAAGAAATGCAGTAAATCTGGTTACCAACTCAAAACAATAA
- a CDS encoding nuclear transport factor 2 family protein yields the protein MNRTNIIIIGLFLSITAFTNAQIAQGSELYITLEKKDSTLFDAAFNQCNPEIMKTLFTEDFEFYHDKGGLTESRAAFLNPMRENCAKLDRNEPQPAKRILVHESLEVYPLHKKGELYGAIQKGIHSFEYLNENKEYQKGEIAKFTHVWVLENGNWKIKRELSYDHQSQ from the coding sequence ATGAACCGAACCAACATAATAATAATTGGACTTTTTTTAAGTATAACAGCGTTTACCAATGCCCAAATAGCACAAGGTTCTGAGTTGTACATCACCCTTGAGAAAAAAGACAGCACGCTGTTTGACGCTGCCTTTAATCAATGTAATCCTGAAATCATGAAAACACTGTTTACCGAAGATTTTGAGTTCTATCACGATAAAGGAGGACTTACCGAAAGTAGAGCAGCTTTTTTAAATCCAATGCGGGAGAATTGTGCAAAATTGGACAGAAATGAACCTCAACCCGCAAAAAGAATCTTAGTGCACGAAAGTTTAGAGGTCTATCCGCTTCATAAAAAAGGGGAACTATATGGGGCGATTCAAAAAGGAATACACAGTTTTGAATATTTGAACGAAAACAAAGAATACCAAAAAGGAGAGATTGCCAAATTCACCCATGTTTGGGTATTGGAAAACGGAAATTGGAAAATAAAAAGAGAATTAAGCTATGACCATCAATCACAATAA
- a CDS encoding DUF4870 domain-containing protein, producing the protein MATTITKHERNLSAIIHASTFSKYFIPFGNFILPLILWTANKSEHKFVDYNGKQALNFQISMLLYSVVTGLISIPFFIGFLPDLFDWNLFGFHRLSDLNNLDIHISSDDFRLSRFFWPAGITGLIQVALVVINVVYTILATIRTNEGQTFAYPFTIKFIK; encoded by the coding sequence ATGGCAACAACAATAACCAAACACGAACGAAATCTGTCAGCGATCATACACGCTTCCACGTTCTCAAAGTATTTTATTCCTTTTGGTAATTTTATACTTCCATTAATATTATGGACAGCGAACAAATCGGAACACAAGTTTGTAGACTATAATGGTAAGCAGGCATTGAACTTTCAGATAAGTATGCTATTATATTCGGTTGTCACAGGTTTAATCAGTATTCCATTTTTTATAGGTTTTTTACCTGATTTGTTTGATTGGAACTTATTTGGATTTCACCGCTTAAGCGACCTTAATAATTTGGATATTCATATTAGCAGTGATGATTTTAGGTTAAGCCGATTTTTTTGGCCTGCAGGTATTACTGGACTTATCCAAGTAGCTTTGGTTGTAATCAATGTGGTGTATACCATTTTGGCAACGATACGCACCAATGAAGGGCAAACATTTGCTTACCCTTTCACTATAAAATTCATAAAATAA
- a CDS encoding DUF4442 domain-containing protein has product MASNASKFNTFTFFKLPSAWWCGVRVKSIDSKKTVTTVTHRWVNQNPFKSMFWAVQGMAAELSTGAMVINQIQDSGRKISMLVLNNNANFSKKATGKITFTCEDGHLITDAIQKSIETGEGQTIWMKSVGVNTDGVVVSTFNFEWTVKLKK; this is encoded by the coding sequence ATGGCTTCAAATGCTAGTAAATTCAACACTTTTACTTTTTTTAAACTTCCTTCGGCTTGGTGGTGCGGAGTACGGGTGAAGTCTATTGATAGCAAAAAGACGGTAACCACAGTAACACATCGTTGGGTGAATCAAAATCCTTTTAAAAGTATGTTTTGGGCCGTTCAAGGTATGGCTGCTGAGTTGAGCACGGGTGCTATGGTCATCAATCAAATACAAGATAGCGGCAGAAAAATATCCATGTTGGTATTGAACAATAATGCAAATTTCTCTAAAAAAGCTACTGGTAAAATCACCTTTACCTGTGAAGATGGACATTTGATTACCGATGCTATTCAAAAAAGTATTGAAACAGGGGAAGGTCAGACCATCTGGATGAAGTCCGTAGGAGTAAATACCGATGGGGTAGTGGTCTCTACGTTTAATTTTGAATGGACGGTAAAGTTGAAAAAATGA
- a CDS encoding TIGR00266 family protein, with amino-acid sequence MNAHEIDYDIYGEEMQYVEIELDPQEAVVAEAGSFMMMDTDIKMDTIFGDGSGQDSGVLGKLFSAGKRLLTGESLFMTAFLNIGQGKKKVSFASPYPGKILPIDLSEKGGKFICQKDAFLCAAKGVSVGIEFSKRLGRGLFGGEGFIMQKLEGDGMAFVHAGGTMAKKELVAGEVLKVDTGCIVGFSHTVDYNIEFVGGIKNTVFGGEGLFFATLKGPGTVYVQSLPFSRLAGRVLASIPRGGKDKGEGSILGGLGDIVMGDNRF; translated from the coding sequence ATGAATGCACACGAAATAGACTATGACATTTACGGAGAAGAAATGCAATATGTAGAAATTGAGCTTGATCCTCAAGAAGCGGTAGTTGCCGAAGCTGGTAGCTTTATGATGATGGACACCGATATTAAAATGGATACCATTTTTGGTGATGGTTCCGGTCAAGATTCGGGGGTATTGGGCAAGCTGTTCTCTGCTGGAAAACGATTGCTTACGGGAGAGAGTCTTTTTATGACCGCTTTTCTAAATATTGGGCAAGGAAAGAAGAAAGTAAGTTTTGCTTCTCCCTATCCAGGTAAAATACTTCCTATCGATCTATCTGAAAAAGGCGGTAAGTTTATTTGCCAGAAAGATGCTTTTTTATGTGCTGCAAAAGGCGTATCCGTCGGAATTGAATTCTCTAAAAGATTGGGTCGCGGATTGTTTGGGGGTGAAGGCTTTATTATGCAAAAATTAGAAGGCGATGGAATGGCCTTTGTACATGCAGGTGGCACCATGGCTAAAAAGGAATTGGTAGCAGGGGAAGTATTAAAAGTGGACACAGGTTGCATTGTAGGTTTTTCGCACACCGTTGATTATAACATTGAGTTTGTGGGTGGAATAAAAAACACCGTTTTTGGCGGCGAAGGACTATTTTTTGCAACCCTTAAAGGGCCAGGAACCGTTTATGTACAATCATTACCTTTCAGTAGATTGGCAGGAAGAGTTTTGGCTTCCATTCCCAGGGGTGGAAAAGATAAGGGGGAAGGTAGCATTTTAGGTGGTTTGGGTGATATTGTCATGGGTGATAATCGGTTTTGA
- a CDS encoding DUF2461 domain-containing protein — MDFHDLFDFLEQLEQNNHKEWMDTHRKWYESLRANYILWLDDLDTELAQLHDDYYPTPGKQGINRINNNLMFHPQKPVYKDHFGAGLDKAPNSADFYIEIGLKQCLFAGGFWRPKAKTLQSIREGIDYDGEELLSILNKPSFKSMFGGLYQDEKLTNAPKGFSQDHPHIELLKNKTFAVAHQFDRAEVFQNDFKEKIIAVYMEMLLFRRYLNRAASI, encoded by the coding sequence ATGGATTTCCACGACCTTTTTGACTTTCTGGAGCAGCTTGAGCAAAACAATCACAAAGAATGGATGGATACTCATCGTAAATGGTATGAATCCCTACGGGCTAATTATATCCTATGGCTGGATGACTTAGATACAGAACTAGCACAATTGCATGATGATTATTACCCCACTCCAGGGAAACAGGGTATCAATCGAATCAATAATAATTTAATGTTCCATCCCCAAAAACCTGTATATAAGGACCATTTTGGTGCAGGTTTGGATAAAGCACCCAATTCGGCGGATTTTTATATCGAAATTGGGTTAAAGCAATGCCTATTTGCCGGAGGGTTTTGGAGGCCCAAGGCCAAAACACTACAAAGTATCCGGGAGGGTATAGACTATGATGGTGAGGAACTACTTTCTATTTTAAATAAGCCCTCTTTCAAAAGTATGTTTGGTGGACTTTATCAAGATGAAAAATTGACAAATGCCCCTAAGGGCTTTTCTCAGGATCACCCACATATTGAACTTTTAAAAAATAAGACATTTGCGGTAGCGCATCAATTTGATAGAGCTGAAGTTTTTCAAAATGATTTTAAGGAAAAAATCATAGCGGTATACATGGAAATGCTACTATTTCGCCGTTACCTAAACCGAGCAGCATCGATTTAA
- a CDS encoding NUDIX domain-containing protein, whose product MKYGNVKNIKKEVLSNNWYTLRKITFEYRREDGEWETQVREAYDRGNGAVILLYNKDKGTVILTRQFRMPTYLNGNEDGMMIEACAGILEKGNAEQTIIMEVEEETGYKISEVEKVFESYMSPGSVTEVLYFFMGKYEESMKISEGGGAEDETENIEVLELSFEEALKLVKNGEIKDAKTIMLLQHAQINGLFSK is encoded by the coding sequence ATGAAATACGGAAATGTAAAGAATATCAAAAAGGAAGTATTGTCCAATAATTGGTACACGCTTCGTAAAATCACTTTTGAATATCGGCGGGAAGATGGTGAATGGGAAACTCAAGTTAGAGAAGCCTATGATCGCGGAAACGGTGCTGTTATTCTTCTTTATAATAAGGATAAGGGTACGGTAATTCTAACACGCCAATTTAGAATGCCTACGTATTTGAATGGTAATGAAGACGGCATGATGATAGAAGCTTGTGCAGGAATCCTTGAAAAAGGAAATGCGGAGCAGACTATTATCATGGAGGTTGAAGAAGAAACGGGATACAAAATTTCGGAAGTGGAAAAAGTTTTTGAATCATACATGTCACCGGGCTCGGTTACGGAAGTCCTTTATTTTTTCATGGGAAAGTATGAAGAGAGTATGAAAATCAGCGAAGGCGGGGGTGCTGAGGATGAAACTGAAAATATTGAAGTATTGGAACTATCTTTTGAAGAAGCTTTGAAACTTGTCAAAAATGGTGAAATAAAAGATGCCAAGACCATTATGTTGCTGCAACACGCTCAAATTAACGGATTGTTCTCCAAATAA
- a CDS encoding D-alanyl-D-alanine carboxypeptidase/D-alanyl-D-alanine-endopeptidase, producing MKHLLYLLLVVIFLVGCTSSKKIIQKKTESALLESFFNNQFTGLLILDAQSKDTLYQQNHTKYFTPASNTKIFTLYTALKMLPDSIPALKYIKLGDSLFIEGTGDPTFLHSDFDNTTTLDFLKSHENIALHPNNFKDEKYGPGWSWGDYSYYYQPERTALPIYGNVTTLHKTDSLIVIPAYFKDKVVDMDFSRNRKKERNLFFFNPTRKDTLSIPFITDSTLTKELLINVLDKKINIINSMPEGVKSTLYSVPKDTVLRKMMQDSDNFLAEQLLVLASSTLSDTLNVSKAQNHMLENHLSYLKQVPRWVDGSGLSRYNLFTPESIVQVLDRMYSEFPRETLFSTLAVGGVSGTLENWYSGAPDPYIYAKTGTLSNNHCVSGYLLTNSGKTLIFSFMNNHYRQSTSELKQRMQSIFEYLRDTY from the coding sequence ATGAAGCATTTATTGTATCTACTTTTAGTTGTCATTTTTTTGGTTGGATGTACCAGCTCAAAGAAAATTATTCAGAAAAAAACCGAATCTGCATTATTGGAATCTTTTTTCAATAATCAATTTACAGGGTTACTTATACTGGATGCCCAGAGCAAGGATACGCTCTATCAGCAAAACCATACAAAATATTTTACTCCTGCCAGTAATACCAAAATTTTCACTTTGTACACTGCGCTTAAGATGCTGCCGGACAGTATTCCTGCCTTAAAATATATTAAGTTGGGAGATTCCCTATTTATTGAGGGGACGGGCGACCCAACATTTTTACATTCTGATTTTGATAACACAACAACATTGGATTTTTTAAAGTCCCATGAAAATATAGCCTTGCATCCGAATAATTTTAAAGACGAAAAGTATGGTCCCGGTTGGTCCTGGGGAGACTATTCTTATTATTACCAACCTGAAAGAACGGCTCTTCCTATATATGGAAATGTCACGACTTTACATAAAACCGATTCCCTTATTGTTATCCCTGCCTATTTTAAGGATAAAGTGGTAGACATGGATTTTTCAAGGAATAGGAAAAAGGAGAGGAATCTTTTTTTCTTTAATCCTACTAGAAAGGATACACTGTCAATCCCATTTATCACCGATAGCACATTGACCAAGGAATTACTCATAAACGTACTAGATAAGAAAATAAACATTATAAACAGTATGCCAGAAGGGGTAAAATCGACCCTATACAGTGTGCCCAAAGATACAGTGTTGCGAAAAATGATGCAGGACAGCGATAACTTTTTAGCAGAACAATTGCTTGTGCTTGCCTCTTCCACTTTGTCAGATACCTTGAATGTATCCAAAGCACAGAATCATATGCTGGAAAACCATTTGTCCTATCTCAAACAAGTTCCACGTTGGGTGGATGGGTCCGGGCTTTCGAGGTACAATCTATTTACACCAGAATCCATAGTACAAGTTTTGGATAGAATGTACAGTGAATTTCCAAGGGAGACGTTATTCAGTACTCTTGCTGTTGGTGGTGTTTCAGGCACTTTGGAAAACTGGTACTCAGGTGCCCCTGACCCTTACATTTATGCGAAAACGGGAACCTTGAGTAATAATCACTGTGTTAGTGGCTATCTACTCACTAATTCTGGAAAAACACTTATTTTCAGTTTTATGAACAACCATTACAGACAATCCACTTCTGAACTAAAACAACGCATGCAATCTATCTTTGAGTATCTGAGAGATACCTATTGA
- a CDS encoding LysR substrate-binding domain-containing protein encodes MTITQLQYVLAVAEYKNFTLAAEKSFVTQPTLSMQIQKLEDELDILIFDRGKKPISITEVGEKIVAQAKNIVAEAERIKDIVDQDKGFIGGDYTIGIIPTVMPTLLPMFLNTFIKKYPKVNLIIKEQSTDTLIRNILDGHLDAGIAATPLEIEFIKERPLYYEPFVGYVPKNHRLSEQELLATENLDVSDILLLQDGHCFRDGVINLCKSPKNLNKEQFKIESGSFETLVSLADEGMGMTLLPYLNTLELDQKKKQYLKKFKNPSPAREISLIYHKSELKIQITEALKEVISGIVRGAIAFQDVKIISPLGKNGV; translated from the coding sequence ATGACCATAACTCAATTACAGTATGTTTTGGCGGTTGCGGAATATAAAAATTTCACTCTCGCCGCAGAAAAAAGTTTTGTTACGCAACCTACCCTGAGCATGCAGATACAAAAACTTGAAGATGAATTGGATATACTCATTTTTGACCGCGGAAAAAAGCCCATTTCCATTACGGAAGTAGGTGAAAAGATAGTTGCGCAAGCAAAGAATATTGTGGCAGAAGCGGAACGTATCAAAGACATCGTAGATCAAGACAAAGGATTTATTGGTGGTGATTATACCATTGGAATAATCCCTACGGTAATGCCAACGCTTCTTCCCATGTTTTTGAACACATTTATAAAAAAATATCCCAAGGTAAACCTCATAATTAAAGAGCAGTCCACGGATACTTTAATACGAAATATACTGGATGGACATTTGGATGCTGGAATCGCCGCTACACCATTGGAAATTGAATTTATCAAGGAAAGACCCTTGTACTACGAGCCTTTTGTTGGATATGTTCCAAAAAACCATCGCCTTTCTGAGCAAGAATTATTGGCAACAGAAAATTTGGATGTGAGCGATATCCTATTGCTACAAGATGGACATTGTTTTAGGGATGGTGTCATCAATCTCTGTAAATCTCCTAAGAATTTAAACAAGGAACAGTTCAAAATTGAAAGTGGAAGTTTTGAAACTTTGGTAAGTCTGGCAGATGAAGGTATGGGGATGACATTACTGCCCTATTTAAACACCTTGGAATTAGATCAAAAGAAAAAACAGTATTTAAAAAAGTTTAAAAATCCGTCCCCTGCGAGAGAAATAAGTTTAATCTACCATAAAAGTGAATTGAAAATACAGATTACAGAAGCCTTAAAAGAAGTGATTTCTGGAATTGTTAGAGGAGCCATTGCTTTTCAAGATGTGAAAATTATAAGTCCATTGGGAAAAAATGGTGTATAG
- a CDS encoding Dps family protein — MKLNAIGLNEETSKSLSNDLNELLANFQQYYLNLRGIHWNIRGKRFFDLHEKFEELYVDANLKVDEVAERVLTLGGVPYHTFQDYASNAKVPVGKNVTKDEDAIRLIVDSLKELLIIERKILDLSDEAKDEGTNSMMSDFITEQEKTVWMMKAWLAEEI, encoded by the coding sequence ATGAAACTAAACGCTATAGGATTGAACGAGGAAACTTCAAAGTCCTTGAGTAATGATTTAAATGAATTGTTGGCAAATTTCCAACAGTATTACCTTAATCTTAGAGGTATTCACTGGAATATACGCGGAAAACGGTTTTTTGACCTCCATGAAAAATTCGAAGAACTTTACGTTGATGCAAATTTAAAAGTTGATGAAGTAGCAGAACGTGTTTTGACACTGGGAGGAGTGCCTTACCATACATTTCAGGATTATGCTTCCAATGCCAAGGTGCCGGTAGGAAAAAATGTAACCAAGGATGAAGATGCAATCAGGTTGATTGTTGATTCCTTAAAAGAACTATTGATTATCGAAAGAAAGATTTTAGACCTTTCTGATGAAGCAAAAGATGAAGGGACCAATTCGATGATGAGCGATTTCATCACGGAGCAGGAAAAAACAGTATGGATGATGAAAGCCTGGTTGGCCGAAGAAATCTGA
- a CDS encoding DUF2141 domain-containing protein: MKTLTLTVGLFLISFISFAQETTGVDITVTINNVANDQGKVMIALHTKETFLKGKGIQNQKDSIKDGKVSFVFENVPKGTYAILALHDANENNQMDFDSNGAPTESYGMPGNEMFFGWPDFEDAKFEVNDENLEMEIRF, translated from the coding sequence ATGAAGACTCTAACATTAACAGTAGGATTATTTTTAATCAGTTTTATCAGCTTTGCACAAGAAACTACAGGTGTCGATATTACGGTAACCATTAATAACGTAGCGAATGACCAAGGTAAGGTCATGATTGCGCTGCATACCAAAGAAACTTTTTTGAAAGGAAAAGGGATTCAAAATCAAAAAGATTCCATTAAGGATGGAAAAGTTTCATTCGTATTTGAAAATGTCCCAAAAGGCACTTATGCCATCTTAGCATTGCACGATGCCAACGAAAACAATCAAATGGATTTTGATAGTAACGGTGCACCAACGGAAAGTTATGGAATGCCCGGAAATGAAATGTTCTTTGGCTGGCCAGACTTTGAAGACGCCAAGTTTGAAGTAAACGATGAGAATCTGGAAATGGAAATACGGTTCTAA
- a CDS encoding TonB-dependent receptor, which yields MKKLTFTLLILFNVSFLLSQTTISGIITDSKKVPIAGANVYLEGTYDGASTSENGEFSFETEETGTQTLVISMLSYDTHYEIGEVSYFKDLQISLLESINALTGVTLTAGTFEAGDNSKVSVLKPLDIVTTAGALADISSALQTLPGTTTVNEDGRLFVRGGEAGETQVFIDGLRVFQFFNATANNIPTRGRFSPFLFKGTTFSTGGYSAEYGQALSSVLLLNTIDMPDQEKTEISIMSVGGGLGHTELWGDQSLSINTSYINLSPYEALIPSTQGIRWNSPVESFSGETVFRSKGDKSMLKLYTGFNFSNLDISQEDINFEDLVRFRLKNNNLYFNSSYKHFFENDWTLSTGASFSWDDNAIVVQENTIDNDETASHIKFKVKKSFSSRFSLNFGSELFLTDFDETFAQPNVQDLSIGFEDQLWASFVETDIFLSNKFAMKLGVRAENSSLIDDFTVSPRISLAYKPGEKGQFSLAYGDFYQNPLTEVAKFGQALGSEKTSHYLLNYQFLSDGKTFRAEAYYKDYNNLVKYDTQLPQFNSVYDNSGSGYAAGLDVFWRDNKSIENLDYWVSYSYLNTERDYRNFRERATPNFAPEHNLSVVTKYWVDDLRSQLGFSYIYGSGRPYDNPNTNGFLTEKTKSFNSLNFNWAYLIDQQKILYFSVNNVLGFNNINNYQYANTPNANGIFDRQAIRPAADSFFFVGFFWTISTDKKSNQLDNL from the coding sequence ATGAAAAAACTAACCTTTACTTTACTCATACTATTTAATGTCTCATTTCTTCTTTCACAGACAACCATATCTGGTATTATAACAGATTCAAAAAAGGTTCCGATTGCAGGGGCCAATGTGTATTTAGAAGGTACGTATGATGGTGCATCAACTTCAGAAAATGGTGAATTTAGTTTTGAGACGGAAGAGACGGGAACACAAACCCTTGTAATCTCTATGCTTTCGTATGATACGCATTACGAAATAGGTGAAGTATCCTATTTTAAAGACTTACAAATAAGTCTTTTGGAATCTATAAATGCTTTAACGGGCGTTACCCTTACCGCAGGCACTTTTGAAGCGGGAGATAACTCAAAAGTATCTGTTTTAAAACCGTTGGACATCGTTACCACTGCCGGAGCGCTAGCGGATATTAGCAGTGCTCTGCAAACCTTGCCCGGTACCACCACCGTTAACGAAGACGGTAGACTATTTGTGCGTGGAGGAGAAGCTGGCGAAACACAGGTTTTTATTGATGGTCTTCGGGTTTTTCAGTTTTTTAATGCTACGGCTAACAACATTCCCACCCGGGGGCGGTTTTCACCCTTTTTGTTTAAAGGGACTACGTTTAGTACAGGTGGATATTCTGCCGAGTACGGACAAGCGCTCTCTAGCGTGCTATTGCTGAATACAATCGATATGCCCGATCAGGAAAAGACCGAAATATCCATCATGTCTGTTGGTGGCGGACTTGGTCATACGGAATTATGGGGCGACCAATCCCTGAGCATCAACACCTCTTATATTAACTTATCTCCCTACGAAGCATTGATTCCTTCGACTCAAGGAATTAGGTGGAACAGTCCTGTTGAATCCTTTTCCGGCGAAACAGTTTTTAGGAGCAAGGGAGACAAAAGCATGTTGAAGTTGTACACAGGATTCAATTTTTCAAATCTTGATATCAGCCAGGAAGATATCAATTTTGAAGACTTGGTCAGATTTCGCCTGAAGAATAACAATCTTTACTTCAATTCTTCGTACAAACACTTTTTTGAAAATGATTGGACCCTTTCTACCGGAGCATCATTTTCATGGGATGATAATGCGATAGTGGTACAAGAGAATACTATTGACAATGATGAAACCGCTTCGCATATAAAGTTCAAGGTCAAAAAAAGTTTTAGTAGCCGCTTTAGCTTGAATTTTGGCTCTGAACTTTTTCTAACCGACTTTGATGAAACCTTTGCACAGCCCAACGTCCAGGACTTGAGTATAGGATTTGAGGACCAATTATGGGCAAGTTTTGTAGAGACCGATATTTTTTTGAGCAACAAATTTGCCATGAAACTTGGTGTTAGGGCAGAAAATAGTTCCTTGATTGATGATTTTACAGTTTCTCCAAGAATTTCCCTGGCATATAAACCAGGGGAAAAAGGGCAGTTTTCTTTGGCCTATGGGGATTTTTATCAGAACCCATTGACAGAAGTTGCCAAGTTTGGACAAGCTTTGGGTTCCGAAAAAACGTCGCATTACCTTTTAAACTATCAATTTTTAAGTGATGGTAAAACCTTCAGGGCTGAAGCTTACTATAAAGATTACAACAATTTGGTAAAGTATGACACGCAATTACCACAGTTCAATTCTGTATATGATAACTCGGGCAGTGGATATGCTGCTGGATTGGATGTTTTTTGGCGGGATAACAAAAGTATTGAGAATCTGGATTATTGGGTTTCGTATTCCTATTTAAACACCGAGAGGGACTATAGAAATTTTAGGGAACGCGCTACACCAAACTTTGCTCCAGAGCACAATCTTTCTGTAGTTACCAAGTATTGGGTGGATGATTTACGTTCGCAATTGGGTTTTTCATACATATACGGTTCCGGAAGGCCTTATGACAATCCAAACACAAATGGGTTTTTAACGGAAAAGACAAAGTCCTTTAACAGTTTGAATTTTAACTGGGCATACCTGATAGACCAACAAAAAATCCTCTACTTTTCGGTCAATAATGTACTTGGATTCAATAATATCAATAACTATCAGTATGCGAACACCCCAAATGCAAATGGTATTTTTGATAGACAGGCCATAAGACCTGCGGCGGATAGCTTCTTTTTTGTAGGCTTCTTTTGGACAATAAGCACAGATAAGAAAAGTAACCAGTTGGATAACTTATAA